Proteins found in one Physeter macrocephalus isolate SW-GA chromosome 17, ASM283717v5, whole genome shotgun sequence genomic segment:
- the TPPP3 gene encoding tubulin polymerization-promoting protein family member 3 isoform X4, with product MYKMNICNKPSNKTAPEKNVWTAPAQASGPSSELQGQRSRRNGWSWPPHPLQIVAWLLYLFFAVIGFGVLVPLLPHHWVPAGYACMGAIFAGHLVVHLTAVSIDPADANVRDKSYAGPLPIFNRSQHAHVIEDLHCNLCDVDVSARSKHCSACNKCVCGFDHHCKWLNNCVGERNYRLFLHSVASALLGVLLLVLVATYVFVEFFVNPMRLRTNRHFEVLKNHTDVWFVFLPAAPVETQAPAILALAALLILLGLLSTALLGHLLCFHIYLMWHKLTTYEYIVQHRPPQETKGAHRELESCPPRMRPIQEMEFYMRTFSHVRPEPPGQARPASVNANPSRFLATRGHVEPPPPSSPETLALPPRIRPQKKRKRRMYKVRTSRTLDREPPLPRLPGERPFLTRSCSGSYEGGKGAATREKPGGMAASTDVAGLEESFRKFAIHGDPKASGHEMNGKNWAKLCKDCKVADGKAVTGTDVDIVFSKVKGKSARVINYEEFKKALEELAPKRFKGKSKEEAFDAICQLVAGKEPANVGVTKAKTGGAVERLTDTSKYTGSHKERFDESGKGKGIAGRQDILDDSGYVSAYKNAGTYDAKVKK from the exons atgtacaag ATGAACATCTGCAACAAGCCCTCTAACAAGACAGCCCCTGAGAAGAATGTGTGGACAGCACCTGCACAGGCCAGCGGACCCTCCTCGGAGCTGCAGGGCCAGCGGTCCCGCCGGAATGGGTGGAGCTGGCCCCCTCACCCGCTCCAGATTGTGGCCTGGCTGCTGTACCTCTTCTTTGCTGTGATTGGCTTTGGGGTCCTTGTTCCCCTCCTGCCTCACCACTGGGTGCCTGCTGGCTATGCT TGCATGGGCGCCATCTTTGCTGGCCACCTCGTGGTGCACCTGACTGCTGTTTCCATCGATCCAGCAGATGCCAATGTGCGGGACAAGAGCTATGCTGGGCCCCTGCCCATCTTCAACCGCAGCCAACATGCACACGTCATTGAAGACCTGCACTGCAACTTGTGCGACGTGGATGT GAGTGCTCGTTCCAAGCACTGCAGCGCCTGCAACAAATGCGTGTGCGGCTTCGACCACCACTGCAAGTGGCTCAACAACTGCGTGGGCGAGAGGAACTACCG GCTCTTTCTACACAGTGTGGCATCTGCCTTACTGGGCGTCCTGCTCCTCGTGCTGGTGGCCACTTATGTCTTTGTGGAGTTCTTTGTCAACCCCATGCGGCTGCGTACCAACCGCCACTTTGAAG TCTTGAAGAATCACACAGATGTGTGGTTCGTGTTCCTGCCTGCTGCCCCTGTGGAGACCCAGGCTCCTGCCATACTGGCTCTGGCTGCCCTTCTCATCCTTCTAGGCCTGCTCTCCACAGCCCTGCTTGGCCACCTGCTCTGCTTCCACATTTATCTCA TGTGGCACAAGCTCACCACCTATGAATACATCGTGCAGCATCGTCCGCCCCAGGAGACAAAGGGGGCCCACAGGGAGCTTGAGTCGTGTCCCCCCAGGATGCGGCCCATTCAG GAGATGGAGTTCTACATGCGGACCTTCAGCCATGTGCGCCCAGAGCCCCCTGGCCAGGCCAGGCCTGCCTCAGTGAATGCCAA CCCCTCCCGGTTCCTTGCCACCCGCGGCCACGTGGAGCCCCCACCGCCCTCCTCCCCAGAGACTCTCGCTCTGCCCCCCCGGATCCGACCCCAG aaaaaaaggaagcgGCGCATGTATAAGGTACGGACCTCCAGAACCTTGGACCGGGAGCCCCCGTTGCCCAGGCTGCCGGGTGAGCGCCCCTTCCTGACAAGATCCTGCTCGGGGAGCTACGAGGGAGGGAAAG GAGCAGCCACGAGGGAGAAGCCG GGTGGCATGGCAGCGAGCACAGATGTGGCTGGGCTGGAGGAAAGCTTCCGCAAGTTTGCCATCCATGGTGATCCCAAGGCCAGTGGGCACGAGATGAATGGCAAGAACTGGGCCAAGCTGTGCAAGGACTGCAAGGTGGCTGACGGAAAGGCTGTGACAGGGACCGATGTCGACATCGTCTTCTCCAAAGTCAA GGGGAAGTCTGCCCGGGTCATCAACTATGAGGAGTTCAAGAAGGCCCTAGAAGAGCTGGCACCCAAGCGATTCAAGGGGAAGAGCAAGGAGGAGGCCTTTGATGCCATCTGCCAGCTGGTGGCAGGCAAGGAACCAGCCAATGTGGGTGTTACT aaagcaaaaacagGGGGTGCTGTGGAACGGCTGACTGACACCAGCAAGTACACGGGCTCCCACAAGGAACGCTTCGATGAGAGCGGCAAGGGCAAGGGCATTGCTGGGCGGCAGGACATCCTGGATGACAGTGGCTATGTGAGTGCCTACAAGAATGCAGGTACCTATGATGCCAAGGTGAAGAAGTGA
- the TPPP3 gene encoding tubulin polymerization-promoting protein family member 3 isoform X3: MAASTDVAGLEESFRKFAIHGDPKASGHEMNGKNWAKLCKDCKVADGKAVTGTDVDIVFSKVKGKSARVINYEEFKKALEELAPKRFKGKSKEEAFDAICQLVAGKEPANVGVTKAKTGGAVERLTDTSKYTGSHKERFDESGKGKGIAGRQDILDDSGYVSAYKNAGTYDAKVKK, from the exons ATGGCAGCGAGCACAGATGTGGCTGGGCTGGAGGAAAGCTTCCGCAAGTTTGCCATCCATGGTGATCCCAAGGCCAGTGGGCACGAGATGAATGGCAAGAACTGGGCCAAGCTGTGCAAGGACTGCAAGGTGGCTGACGGAAAGGCTGTGACAGGGACCGATGTCGACATCGTCTTCTCCAAAGTCAA GGGGAAGTCTGCCCGGGTCATCAACTATGAGGAGTTCAAGAAGGCCCTAGAAGAGCTGGCACCCAAGCGATTCAAGGGGAAGAGCAAGGAGGAGGCCTTTGATGCCATCTGCCAGCTGGTGGCAGGCAAGGAACCAGCCAATGTGGGTGTTACT aaagcaaaaacagGGGGTGCTGTGGAACGGCTGACTGACACCAGCAAGTACACGGGCTCCCACAAGGAACGCTTCGATGAGAGCGGCAAGGGCAAGGGCATTGCTGGGCGGCAGGACATCCTGGATGACAGTGGCTATGTGAGTGCCTACAAGAATGCAGGTACCTATGATGCCAAGGTGAAGAAGTGA
- the TPPP3 gene encoding tubulin polymerization-promoting protein family member 3 isoform X1 — translation MYKMNICNKPSNKTAPEKNVWTAPAQASGPSSELQGQRSRRNGWSWPPHPLQIVAWLLYLFFAVIGFGVLVPLLPHHWVPAGYACMGAIFAGHLVVHLTAVSIDPADANVRDKSYAGPLPIFNRSQHAHVIEDLHCNLCDVDVSARSKHCSACNKCVCGFDHHCKWLNNCVGERNYRLFLHSVASALLGVLLLVLVATYVFVEFFVNPMRLRTNRHFEVCLCLAVLKNHTDVWFVFLPAAPVETQAPAILALAALLILLGLLSTALLGHLLCFHIYLMWHKLTTYEYIVQHRPPQETKGAHRELESCPPRMRPIQEMEFYMRTFSHVRPEPPGQARPASVNANPSRFLATRGHVEPPPPSSPETLALPPRIRPQKKRKRRMYKVRTSRTLDREPPLPRLPGPRTPGRRSSSSDSADASPAGAYHSASAESMDEIPVAQTRLGSAGLAGPVGRGREPGLALQARAPAVFVSPSSGEPGARGGPEAGLA, via the exons atgtacaag ATGAACATCTGCAACAAGCCCTCTAACAAGACAGCCCCTGAGAAGAATGTGTGGACAGCACCTGCACAGGCCAGCGGACCCTCCTCGGAGCTGCAGGGCCAGCGGTCCCGCCGGAATGGGTGGAGCTGGCCCCCTCACCCGCTCCAGATTGTGGCCTGGCTGCTGTACCTCTTCTTTGCTGTGATTGGCTTTGGGGTCCTTGTTCCCCTCCTGCCTCACCACTGGGTGCCTGCTGGCTATGCT TGCATGGGCGCCATCTTTGCTGGCCACCTCGTGGTGCACCTGACTGCTGTTTCCATCGATCCAGCAGATGCCAATGTGCGGGACAAGAGCTATGCTGGGCCCCTGCCCATCTTCAACCGCAGCCAACATGCACACGTCATTGAAGACCTGCACTGCAACTTGTGCGACGTGGATGT GAGTGCTCGTTCCAAGCACTGCAGCGCCTGCAACAAATGCGTGTGCGGCTTCGACCACCACTGCAAGTGGCTCAACAACTGCGTGGGCGAGAGGAACTACCG GCTCTTTCTACACAGTGTGGCATCTGCCTTACTGGGCGTCCTGCTCCTCGTGCTGGTGGCCACTTATGTCTTTGTGGAGTTCTTTGTCAACCCCATGCGGCTGCGTACCAACCGCCACTTTGAAG TCTGCCTGTGCCTTGCAGTCTTGAAGAATCACACAGATGTGTGGTTCGTGTTCCTGCCTGCTGCCCCTGTGGAGACCCAGGCTCCTGCCATACTGGCTCTGGCTGCCCTTCTCATCCTTCTAGGCCTGCTCTCCACAGCCCTGCTTGGCCACCTGCTCTGCTTCCACATTTATCTCA TGTGGCACAAGCTCACCACCTATGAATACATCGTGCAGCATCGTCCGCCCCAGGAGACAAAGGGGGCCCACAGGGAGCTTGAGTCGTGTCCCCCCAGGATGCGGCCCATTCAG GAGATGGAGTTCTACATGCGGACCTTCAGCCATGTGCGCCCAGAGCCCCCTGGCCAGGCCAGGCCTGCCTCAGTGAATGCCAA CCCCTCCCGGTTCCTTGCCACCCGCGGCCACGTGGAGCCCCCACCGCCCTCCTCCCCAGAGACTCTCGCTCTGCCCCCCCGGATCCGACCCCAG aaaaaaaggaagcgGCGCATGTATAAGGTACGGACCTCCAGAACCTTGGACCGGGAGCCCCCGTTGCCCAGGCTGCCGG GGCCGCGGACCCCCGGCCGCCGCTCCAGCTCGTCGGATTCCGCTGACGCCAGCCCTGCAGGCGCCTACCACTCGGCGTCAGCCGAGTCCATGGACGAGATTCCAGTGGCTCAGACGCGCCTAGGCAGCGCCGGTCTGGCCGGCCCCGTGGGCAGGGGCAGAGAGCCCGGGCTGGCGCTGCAGGCGCGTGCGCCGGCAGTTTTCGTAAGCCCGAGTAGCGGCGAGCCCGGTGCGCGGGGCGGCCCGGAAGCCGGTCTCGCTTAG
- the TPPP3 gene encoding tubulin polymerization-promoting protein family member 3 isoform X2, with protein sequence MYKMNICNKPSNKTAPEKNVWTAPAQASGPSSELQGQRSRRNGWSWPPHPLQIVAWLLYLFFAVIGFGVLVPLLPHHWVPAGYACMGAIFAGHLVVHLTAVSIDPADANVRDKSYAGPLPIFNRSQHAHVIEDLHCNLCDVDVSARSKHCSACNKCVCGFDHHCKWLNNCVGERNYRLFLHSVASALLGVLLLVLVATYVFVEFFVNPMRLRTNRHFEVLKNHTDVWFVFLPAAPVETQAPAILALAALLILLGLLSTALLGHLLCFHIYLMWHKLTTYEYIVQHRPPQETKGAHRELESCPPRMRPIQEMEFYMRTFSHVRPEPPGQARPASVNANPSRFLATRGHVEPPPPSSPETLALPPRIRPQKKRKRRMYKVRTSRTLDREPPLPRLPGPRTPGRRSSSSDSADASPAGAYHSASAESMDEIPVAQTRLGSAGLAGPVGRGREPGLALQARAPAVFVSPSSGEPGARGGPEAGLA encoded by the exons atgtacaag ATGAACATCTGCAACAAGCCCTCTAACAAGACAGCCCCTGAGAAGAATGTGTGGACAGCACCTGCACAGGCCAGCGGACCCTCCTCGGAGCTGCAGGGCCAGCGGTCCCGCCGGAATGGGTGGAGCTGGCCCCCTCACCCGCTCCAGATTGTGGCCTGGCTGCTGTACCTCTTCTTTGCTGTGATTGGCTTTGGGGTCCTTGTTCCCCTCCTGCCTCACCACTGGGTGCCTGCTGGCTATGCT TGCATGGGCGCCATCTTTGCTGGCCACCTCGTGGTGCACCTGACTGCTGTTTCCATCGATCCAGCAGATGCCAATGTGCGGGACAAGAGCTATGCTGGGCCCCTGCCCATCTTCAACCGCAGCCAACATGCACACGTCATTGAAGACCTGCACTGCAACTTGTGCGACGTGGATGT GAGTGCTCGTTCCAAGCACTGCAGCGCCTGCAACAAATGCGTGTGCGGCTTCGACCACCACTGCAAGTGGCTCAACAACTGCGTGGGCGAGAGGAACTACCG GCTCTTTCTACACAGTGTGGCATCTGCCTTACTGGGCGTCCTGCTCCTCGTGCTGGTGGCCACTTATGTCTTTGTGGAGTTCTTTGTCAACCCCATGCGGCTGCGTACCAACCGCCACTTTGAAG TCTTGAAGAATCACACAGATGTGTGGTTCGTGTTCCTGCCTGCTGCCCCTGTGGAGACCCAGGCTCCTGCCATACTGGCTCTGGCTGCCCTTCTCATCCTTCTAGGCCTGCTCTCCACAGCCCTGCTTGGCCACCTGCTCTGCTTCCACATTTATCTCA TGTGGCACAAGCTCACCACCTATGAATACATCGTGCAGCATCGTCCGCCCCAGGAGACAAAGGGGGCCCACAGGGAGCTTGAGTCGTGTCCCCCCAGGATGCGGCCCATTCAG GAGATGGAGTTCTACATGCGGACCTTCAGCCATGTGCGCCCAGAGCCCCCTGGCCAGGCCAGGCCTGCCTCAGTGAATGCCAA CCCCTCCCGGTTCCTTGCCACCCGCGGCCACGTGGAGCCCCCACCGCCCTCCTCCCCAGAGACTCTCGCTCTGCCCCCCCGGATCCGACCCCAG aaaaaaaggaagcgGCGCATGTATAAGGTACGGACCTCCAGAACCTTGGACCGGGAGCCCCCGTTGCCCAGGCTGCCGG GGCCGCGGACCCCCGGCCGCCGCTCCAGCTCGTCGGATTCCGCTGACGCCAGCCCTGCAGGCGCCTACCACTCGGCGTCAGCCGAGTCCATGGACGAGATTCCAGTGGCTCAGACGCGCCTAGGCAGCGCCGGTCTGGCCGGCCCCGTGGGCAGGGGCAGAGAGCCCGGGCTGGCGCTGCAGGCGCGTGCGCCGGCAGTTTTCGTAAGCCCGAGTAGCGGCGAGCCCGGTGCGCGGGGCGGCCCGGAAGCCGGTCTCGCTTAG